In Synechococcus sp. KORDI-52, one genomic interval encodes:
- the recR gene encoding recombination mediator RecR — MSGFTRPLARLIDQFERLPGIGPRTAQRLALHLLNQPEEQIHQFADALLAARTQVGQCQTCFHLSADPECEICRNHERRNGVICVVADSRDLLALERTREFQGRYHVLGGLISPMDGIGPELLHVTPLVQRITNEEISEVILALTPSVEGDTTSLYLGRLLKPFCSVSRIAYGLPMGSELEYADEVTLSRALEGRRPV, encoded by the coding sequence CTGAGCGGCTTCACCCGACCGTTAGCCCGACTGATTGATCAGTTCGAGCGTCTGCCCGGCATCGGCCCGCGCACGGCTCAGAGGCTCGCCCTGCATCTGTTGAATCAGCCGGAGGAGCAGATTCATCAGTTCGCTGATGCTCTGTTGGCGGCCCGCACCCAGGTGGGCCAGTGCCAGACCTGCTTCCACCTTTCCGCTGATCCCGAATGTGAGATCTGCCGCAACCATGAGCGGCGCAATGGCGTGATCTGCGTGGTGGCGGATTCCCGTGATCTTCTGGCCCTGGAGCGCACCCGTGAATTTCAGGGGCGCTACCACGTGCTCGGTGGTCTGATCTCACCCATGGATGGAATTGGTCCGGAGCTGCTGCATGTGACCCCATTGGTGCAGCGCATCACCAATGAGGAGATCAGTGAGGTGATCCTGGCCCTCACCCCCAGCGTGGAAGGGGACACCACCAGCTTGTATCTGGGGCGGTTGCTGAAGCCCTTCTGTTCGGTGAGCCGGATCGCCTACGGCCTGCCGATGGGCAGTGAACTGGAATACGCCGATGAGGTCACCCTGAGCAGGGCCCTTGAAGGGCGCCGGCCGGTATGA
- a CDS encoding LCP family protein — protein sequence MAEDPSAKSSSEANKWPIASAVVVGLSGGLMLSVPLSRWINTELPSTADQPLVLPQPTPLTNPFAGWTGFGAREVVVLGRDRTGDNTDVIFTVRVNGTTTTITQIPRDSYIDAEGFGGMKLNALMAYGGVEAVERELSRLMNRPIHHHIVVRLDAIETLANLVGGIEVDVPKRLYYHDRSQNLLIDLQPGPQLLKGKDLEGFLRWRNDGRGDFGRLERQQLALKGLFERMKQPQNLIRLPALISAAGQALETDLGPMELGGLITAMGTTDLDASSLSAVPFYADGISYLDTEWPAKSSSGAEATEASSQRFRFVF from the coding sequence ATGGCAGAAGATCCCTCCGCCAAATCGTCCTCAGAGGCCAACAAATGGCCGATCGCTTCTGCTGTGGTGGTGGGTCTCAGCGGTGGTTTGATGCTGTCTGTGCCCCTGAGTCGGTGGATCAACACGGAACTGCCCAGCACGGCAGATCAACCGCTGGTTTTGCCGCAGCCCACGCCACTGACCAATCCATTCGCCGGCTGGACTGGCTTCGGTGCCAGGGAAGTGGTGGTGCTGGGGCGGGATCGCACAGGTGATAACACCGATGTGATCTTTACGGTGCGGGTGAACGGCACCACCACAACGATCACCCAGATCCCCCGCGATAGCTACATCGATGCCGAGGGTTTCGGAGGCATGAAACTCAACGCCCTGATGGCCTATGGCGGTGTGGAGGCGGTGGAGCGGGAGTTGTCGCGTCTGATGAACCGCCCGATCCACCATCACATTGTGGTGCGCCTGGATGCGATCGAAACCCTGGCCAATCTGGTGGGGGGCATCGAGGTGGATGTACCCAAGCGGCTTTACTACCACGACCGCAGTCAAAACCTGCTGATCGATCTGCAACCGGGGCCTCAGCTGTTGAAGGGCAAGGACCTGGAGGGCTTTCTGCGCTGGCGCAACGATGGCCGTGGCGATTTCGGGCGCCTGGAACGGCAACAGTTGGCGCTGAAAGGCCTGTTCGAGCGCATGAAACAACCGCAGAATCTCATTCGCCTACCCGCCTTGATCAGTGCTGCAGGGCAGGCGTTGGAGACGGATCTTGGACCGATGGAACTCGGCGGTCTGATCACCGCAATGGGCACCACAGACCTTGACGCCTCCAGCCTGAGTGCGGTGCCGTTCTATGCGGATGGCATTAGTTATCTCGACACGGAGTGGCCCGCCAAATCGAGTAGTGGAGCTGAGGCCACTGAGGCCAGCAGCCAACGCTTCCGCTTCGTGTTCTGA
- the lipA gene encoding lipoyl synthase, whose amino-acid sequence MSKYSAIPPAERLPDWLRRPIGNASELERVQGLVKQNRLHTICEEGRCPNRGECYAAGTATFLLGGSICTRSCAFCQVDKGQAPMPVDAAEAERVADAVEAMQLRYVVLTAVARDDLADHGASLFTSTMAAIRARNPLIALEVLTPDFWGGVADQARAVTAQRERLTTVLQAQPVCFNHNLETVQRLQGEVRRGATYERSLGLLAAARELAPEIPTKSGLMLGLGETRDEVIATLQDLRSVDCQRITLGQYLRPSLEHITVARYWTPQEFDELADVARELGFAQVRSGPLVRSSYHAAD is encoded by the coding sequence ATGAGCAAGTACAGCGCCATCCCTCCCGCCGAGCGACTGCCGGACTGGCTGCGGCGGCCTATCGGCAATGCCTCTGAGTTGGAGCGGGTGCAGGGGCTGGTGAAGCAGAACCGCCTCCACACCATCTGTGAGGAGGGGCGCTGCCCCAACCGCGGCGAGTGCTACGCCGCTGGTACGGCGACGTTTCTGTTGGGCGGCTCGATCTGCACCCGCAGTTGTGCCTTCTGTCAGGTGGACAAGGGCCAGGCCCCGATGCCGGTGGATGCCGCGGAAGCCGAGCGGGTGGCCGATGCGGTGGAAGCGATGCAGCTCCGTTATGTGGTGCTCACGGCGGTGGCCCGCGACGATCTCGCCGATCACGGCGCCAGTCTGTTCACCAGCACCATGGCGGCGATCCGCGCTCGCAATCCGCTGATCGCCCTTGAGGTGCTCACCCCCGATTTCTGGGGGGGCGTGGCGGATCAGGCGCGAGCGGTGACGGCTCAACGGGAGCGGCTGACTACGGTGCTGCAGGCTCAGCCGGTGTGCTTCAACCACAATCTGGAAACAGTGCAGCGGCTGCAGGGGGAGGTGCGCCGCGGTGCAACCTATGAACGATCCCTGGGTTTACTGGCGGCTGCCCGTGAGCTGGCGCCGGAGATCCCCACCAAAAGTGGCCTGATGCTTGGCCTGGGGGAGACCCGCGATGAAGTGATCGCCACCCTTCAAGATCTCCGCAGTGTGGATTGCCAACGGATCACCCTGGGGCAGTATCTGCGCCCCTCGCTGGAGCACATTACGGTGGCCCGCTACTGGACGCCGCAGGAGTTCGATGAGCTGGCGGATGTGGCCCGAGAGCTGGGCTTTGCCCAGGTGCGCAGTGGCCCGCTGGTGCGCAGCAGCTATCACGCCGCCGACTGA
- the psbP gene encoding photosystem II reaction center PsbP: protein MARGMIARFMQLLQSLARVIVCGVLVLVLGACAAGPTAGLQSYQSPDGRFAFLYPTGWTQVQVSNGPRVVFHDLIHSDETVSLMVNKVNEDNELSELGSAVAVGERLRREVIATAGSGRTAELVEAQEREVNGHTFYDLEYVVHLEDRDRHELATVVVDRGRLYTLATSVNEDRWTKVSDLCGRVVRSLNLLI from the coding sequence ATGGCCCGTGGAATGATCGCTCGGTTCATGCAGCTCCTCCAGTCTCTGGCTCGCGTGATCGTTTGCGGCGTCTTGGTGCTGGTGCTTGGAGCCTGTGCAGCGGGTCCGACAGCTGGACTGCAGTCGTACCAGAGCCCGGATGGTCGCTTCGCCTTCCTTTATCCCACCGGTTGGACCCAAGTGCAGGTGAGCAACGGGCCGCGGGTGGTGTTTCACGACCTCATCCATAGCGATGAGACCGTCAGCCTGATGGTCAACAAGGTGAACGAAGACAACGAGCTGAGTGAACTGGGCAGCGCCGTCGCCGTTGGAGAGCGCCTTCGCCGTGAAGTGATCGCCACCGCCGGTAGCGGCCGCACTGCAGAGCTGGTGGAAGCTCAGGAGCGCGAGGTGAACGGCCACACCTTCTATGACCTCGAATACGTCGTGCATCTGGAAGACCGCGACCGCCACGAGCTGGCGACAGTGGTGGTTGACCGCGGCAGGCTCTATACCCTGGCCACCAGTGTCAACGAAGACCGCTGGACAAAAGTGAGTGATCTCTGCGGCCGGGTGGTTCGCTCACTCAACCTTCTGATCTGA